Genomic DNA from Klebsiella variicola:
CGGCATCCAGAATCGCCTCGCTGTCGTCGACAAACAGCGTTTTATGGGCCTCAAGGCCAGTCTCCTCCGCCACGGCGCGCCACAGGCGCTGATCCTCTTTCGGATAACCAAATGTGTGGGTGGAAAGTAATAAATCAAGGTGCGCATCCAGGCCGGTGTGTTTGAGCTTCACCGCCAGATTGTGGGGATGGGCATTGGTCAACAGAATGCGTCGCTTACCGCAGGCCTTGAGCGCATCAAGGAACGGCACCGTATCCTCGCGCAGCGTGGCGCGCGGACCCTGTTCGCTGGTCATCGCACAAATATCCAAACCCAGGCGCTCGCTCCAGTAATCCAGACAGTACCAGTTTAGCGTATGCTGCACGGCGTGATACTCCTGGCGCATGGCGTCTTTCGCCTCCTGCAGATTGAGGCCGCGGGCGGCTCCCCAGGTTTCAGGCACCAGCGTTTGCCAGAAATAGTTGTCGAAAGCGAGGTCCAGGAGCGTGCCGTCCATATCCAGCAGAACGGTATCGACCTCCTGCCAGGCGATATCAAAATGCATGATGACTCTCCAGCGAGCAGAAAATGGGCGACAGGGTATCATACCCTGTCGCCGGGAAAATTAATCTTGCGGGTCAGACGCGGGGAGCAGTACCGGGTTCAGGCAGCTTTCGTAATATTTCTGAATCTCTTCCATACGCTGGCGATGGCGTTGATAACGACGCAGCGCCTGTACGCCGTGGTAAGCCATGCATCCCAGCATCGACAACAGCAGCAGCGTAATGCCCAGATAGCGCCACAGTCCGCTGCGGTCGGGGATGCGGTGCAGATTGATATGCTGGGTGCCGTTGGCGTCGGTAAACAGATTGGTGACGATCCCTTCGGCGTGGAAAGGGGTATGCATGAGCATACCGGCCAGTCGCCGCAGCTCGCTCCACTGCTCATGTGCCGGATAATCATACAGGCTCACCGCCGGCCACGGCTGATTGACCAGCACGCTGCCTTCATCGCTGGCGATCAAGAAACCGCCGGGCGCCGGGCTGTTTAGCGCCTGCGCGGCTCGCGAAGTTTCACGCATTACAAAGGGGGCGGTGGAAGTGGTCACCAGATTCTCCAGCGACTCCGCGCTGACCGGGCGCAGCAGCACGTTCACGCCGTCCAGTTTTCCGGCGGTGGCGCGCTTGGTCAGCGCCTCCCAGTTACGGGTATTTCCGAGGTTGACCAGCGCATTCTTCAGGCGCAGGCAGTCATCCTTTGCCGAGCAGAGATCGTTGGTTTTCAGGACGATATCGCCGAAATCATCCAGCAGCACCATGCCTGATTTCTGAATCGCGGAGCGCAGCGCCGGGCTGACGCGGGAGTCATCGTCGGTTTCCGGGTGCAGCTGGCGCTGGACGGACTGCATCAGGGCGGTCGCTTTGCTGACAATATCAGACTCCGGCAGCGGCAGAGGAGGGGCGTCGTTCCATACAATCTGTGAACAATCGAAAGGCAGGAACGGCGAATCCTCTTTGGCCGACCAGCTACCCGGCGTACGGATATTACACATCCCGGTGCCTGTCAGGCGCAGCGTATCGCCAATGCGCACATGGGCTTTTGCCAGCTGGTCGACGGTTGTCGCTTCAATCGTCTGGGCGCCCTTCAACCACGACAGGGTGAACTTAAACGGCATATTTAGCGGTACGCTGACCCACAGCATGATCACCACTACCAGCGCGCCGGCGGCGATAATCGCGCTGCGCAGCCAGTACTGTAGTGGGAAGTTTTTCACTTCATCATGGAGCGACAGGTAGCGTCCCTGGCGGGCCACGTGACGGTTGAGATAGATATCAATATCGGTCTGCTGTCCCAGGTCCTGGGCGATCCATGGCTGCCAGTGGCGCGGATAGATGAGATCGATAATACCCAGCGAGATGTTATTGATATGTTCCTGATCGTTTTCGCCAAACAGACCCCAGCGTTTGGGAACGCCCCGCAGGCAGTGAATTTCGCGCAACGCGGCGCGGCGCGGCGGGGCATAGATCCCCCCCACGCCAGCGGCGAGAAGCAGTACCCCCGCGGCCACCAGCCAGGGGGTAAAAACGGCTGGCCCAATCAGGCTGAAATAAAAGAACAGAAAGGAGGCGACAATCAGGATCGCTTCGCGCAGCCCATCCGGCCGGTTGAGGGCGTGTTCTTCCCGACTTTCCCGACGGATCTGCCGTAGCTCTACCTGTTCGCTCTCTTCGCCGCGAATGGAGGCCTGGGTGGCCGATGCGCGTTCCAGGGCGTAGCTTTGCGCCTCCTGACGATAGTCGCTCAGGCTATGTCCGTTAAGGGTGATAACCAGCGGCAGGCTGTCGGTTGGGATCAGCTCAACGCTGTTTTCGTCGTTGATATGCTGTTCCCAGAACGGCGGCAGATGGACTTCCACCGAATCGAGAAAGTAGCGCCATTTATTCGGCGCGTCGGTAGTGATCCCGTAGCGAGTGATGGCTCGCGTCACCGCGTAGACCGTATCACTCTGTTCATTCAGCGCCAAAGCGACGGGCGCGGTCGTTGCGCCGGACGCCGGGACCTGCAGGGTGCGACTGAGCTCCGCAAGATACTTTTCGATAGCCTGACGCTCATCGGCAGGAAGCGGCCGCGTAGTGGCGTCGCTAAAGGCGTGCAGTAGAGGAAGGCGTCGGCGTCTGGCGTGAGCGCGGTACCACCATCCGATGAGCAATACGCAGATTAGCAGAGCTGTAAGGAAAATCAGAAAGGTGCCCATGCCCATCCCATCATAGTTATTTTTTCTTACGATATCGTCGGTGAACGTGAAGACTAACGTCAAGCTGCAGTGTTAGTGGCGCACCTGGTTACAGGGTAATGAATATGTCTTGCAGCAACGCATAAGCTTACCAAAAACGTTAATGCGCAGAAATCGGTAAATTCTCAAACAGAATTCAAGCTATTGACTTTTTTATCTTTATTACTTTCCCCTTTGCCGGTAAAAGGTTACAACTCTGTAAATAAGTAGCGATTTGGATTGCCGAAAGCGTGTTGCGTATCGCACAATGACTGCTTAATCACAGCATAGACCGATGACAATGAGCAAATCATTACAAAAACCCACCATTCTCAATGTTGAAACTGTCGCCCGTTCGCGCCTCTTTAATGTCGAAAGCGTCGATCTGGAATTCAGCAACGGTGTGCGTCGCGTTTATGAACGTATGCGGCCATCCACCCGTGAAGCGGTGATGATTGTGCCGATTGTTGATGATCACATTATTTTGATTCGCGAGTATGCCGTCGGCACGGAATCCTACGAGCTGGGTTTCTCCAAAGGGCTGATTGACCCGGGTGAAACCGTGGATGAAGCAGCGAATCGCGAGCTGAAAGAAGAGGTTGGCTTTGGCGCCAATAAGCTGACGTTTCTGAAGAAGCTCAGTATGGCCCCCTCTTACTTCTCCAGCAAAATGAATATCCTGGTGGCGGAAGACCTCTATCCTGAGTCACTGCCGGGCGATGAACCTGAGCCGCTGCCGCAGGTGCGCTGGCCGCTGGCGCAGCTGATGTCGCTGCTGGATGAAGAAGATTTTAACGAAGCCCGTAACGTCAGCGCGCTGTTTTTAGTGCGCGAGTGGCTGCTGGCTCAGGGCCGGCTCTGAGAGAAAGCGCGCCGTTAGCAGCAATAAAAAAGCGCCCGCAGGCGCTTTTTTTGTCAGAACAGTTCGTGGGTTTCACCACCGCCGTCAGTCAGGGTGGTGCCCACCTCATGGACCGCCTGCTGCGTGGGCTGGGTTCCTTCAATGAAGTATTCCGCGCGGCTGTTGCCCCCGTTAGCCAACTGACCAGTGCTGCGGTCGATATTCACCGTGACGATCCCCGGCGGCGGGGTTAACGGCTCTTCCGGCACCCCCTCCAGCACGCTCTTCATAAAGCTGTCCCAGGCCGGCTGGGCACTTTTAGCACCCCCCTCATAGCCGGAGATCTGATCTTTAATCGCCCCGGAGGCGGTGGTGCGGCCAAGATCGCGACGATGATCGTCAAAGCCGATCCATACCGAAGTCACTACACCTGGGCCGTAGCCTGAGAACCAGGCATCCTTCGAGCTGTTGGTGGTCCCGGTTTTCCCGCCGATGTCATGCCGCTGCAGATCGCGTCCGGCACGCCAGCCGGTTCCCATCCAGCCCGGTTCGCCAAAGATGTTGCTGTTCAGTGCGCTTTTTATCAGGAACGACAGCGGCGTGTTAATCACATGCGGCGCGTATTCCTGGGCGCCGCTCTGTGCAACCAGCGACTGGTTGGCCTGCTCCAGCTGCGGCTGTGGCGGCACGTTGCCGTTCTGCGGTTCCGTCGAGGTGGCGACATCTTCCACATCTTTATTTTCCAGCACGTTGGATTTTGGCGTATCACCGTAAATGACCGGTAAATCACACTGCGGGCAGGCGATTTTCGGACGTTCTTCGAAGAGAACGCCGCCCTGATCATTCTCAATCTTACTGATAAAGAACGGGTTGACCAGGAAGCCGCCGTTGGCCATCACCGAATATCCGCGGGCAACCTGCAGGGGCGTAAAGGAGGCGGAGCCCAGGGCCAGCGATTCTGTGTGGACAATGTTTTGCGCCGGGAAGCCAAAGCGCTGCAGATACTCGGCGGCATAGTCAACGCCCATGGCGCGCATAGCGCGCACCATCACCACGTTTTTCGACTGTCCAAGCCCCTGGCGTAAACGAATCGGACCGGCATACTGCGGCGGCGAGTTCTTCGGCCGCCAGTCGGATCCTGCGCCTGCGTCCCAGCGCGAGATCGGCACATCGTTGAGCATACTGGCCAGCGTTAAGCCTTTATCCATCGCGGCGGTATAGAGGAACGGCTTAATGTTGGAGCCGACCTGACGCAGCGCCTGAGTGGCGCGGTTGAACTTGCTCTGGTTAAAGTCAAACCCGCCGACGAGAGCAATAATCGCGCCGTTTTGCGGATTAATGGAGACCAGCGCTGAGTTGACGTCCGGGACCTGTGACAGCCACCAGCCGTCAGCCACTTTACGAACCCAGATCTGCTGCCCGGCCTGCAGGACGTCGTTGACTTTACGCGGGGTCGCCCCCTGCTGCGTATCCGAGATAAAGCGCCGGGCCCAGCGCACGCCGTCCATCGTCAGAGAAACCGAGTCGCCGTTAGCCAACAGCGCGACGGCCTCCTGGGCATTCGCGGAAGTGACCACCGCCGGGAAAAGCGGGCCGTAGCCAGACTGACGCTTCAGCGAGTCGATGATTTTCTTCGTCTCCCACGGCGTTTCACCGACTTTCCACAGCACGCTGGCCGGGCCGCGGTAGCCGTGACGCATATCGTAATCCAGCACGTTATTGCGTACCGCCTGCTGGGCTGCCTGCTGATTCTTGCGAGTAATGGTGGTGTAAACCCGGTAGCCATCTTCATAGGCCTGCTCGCCGTAGCGATTCACCATCTCCTGGCGCACCATTTCGCTCAGGTAAGGGGCGGAGAAAGCGATTTTCGGCGCGTGATAGCTTGCGTCGATCGCTTCGCTGCGCGCCTCATCATATTGCGCCTGGGTGATGTACCCCTCGCTCAACATACGCGACAGCACCACGTTGCGACGGGCGGTCGCGCGATCCATGGAATAGAGCGGGTTAAAGGTAGAAGGCGCTTTCGGCAGACCGGCAATCACCGCCATCTCACTCAGGGTCAACTGGTCGATAGGTTTGCCAAAATAGACCTGCGCCGCGGCGCCGACGCCATAGGCGCGGTAGCCGAGGTAGATCTTGTTCAGATACAGCTCAAGGATTTCATCTTTGTTCAGCAACTGCTCGATGCGGATAGCCAGAAAGGCCTCTTTAATCTTACGCATCAACGTCTTCTCGGGGCTGAGGAAGAAGTTACGTGCTAACTGCTGGGTGATGGTGCTGGCGCCCTGGGAGGCATGGCCTGAAAACATCGCCACGCTGGCGGCGCGGAAAATACCCACCGGATCGACGCCGTGGTGCTCATAGAAACGGCTGTCTTCAGTGGCGATAAACGCTTTCACCAGCTCGGGGGGAATTTGCTGCAGCGTCACAGGGATACGGCGTTTTTCGCCATATTGCGCAATAAGCTCACCGTCGGCGCTATAGACCTGCATCGGGATCTGCAAACGCACATCCTTCAGGGTTGCGACGTCGGGGAGTTGCGGCTCTATGTATTTGTAGAGGCCAAAAATCGAGCCTGCTCCCAGCAGTACGCAACAGACTGCAAGGATCAATAGATACTTTACGAACTTCACCGGTGTTTTCCCATTTAGTTTTATTTGGGCAGTTTATAAACAAACGCGCGGTAGTATAAAGGCAAGCCAGGTGCATTGATATAGCCGGACAGTTTTGCCGGATAAGGAGATCGTAAGCATGGCTTTCAGAAACTGGCGGATCGGAATGCATATCCAGCAGGATAGCATCGCCATTGTCGCGCTATTGCATGAACGCTCACACTGGGCGCTGCGCCGCTGGTGGCGTATTCCGCTGCCGCCAGGCCTGGTACGGCAGGGGATGGTGGTGGACGTCAGCGCCCTTGGCGCACAGCTTAGCGCCTGGCGGCGGGAGCTACCGGTGCAGCATCAGGTCAGTATCGCTTTCCCCGCCGTTCGCACGCTGCAAAAGCGCCTGCCGTATCCCCAGTTCGCCCTGCGGGATCGTGAACAGGCGACGTGGATAGCCAGCGCGATGACCCAGCAACTGGCGATGCCCGCCGCCTCCTTAAGCATTGATTATGCTCCCACCTCGCGGGATGACGGTTGGCAGGTCACGGCGGCGCAGCGGCTGGACATCAATGTCCTGCGGGCGCTGGCAGGACGGCTACGACTGCGGGTAGCGGCCATCGTGCCGGATGCCAGCGCGCTCGGCGCGTTTGTCCCCTTGCTGAACCCGCAGTCGCAGGGCCTCGCGTGGCGGGATGAAAATCACTGGCTATGGGCGACGCAGGAGGCCTGGGGTTGTGTCACCTGCGATGAGGTGAAGTCGTTAAGCCAGCTGGCGGAGCAGCTTCAGGTTCCTTTGCGTCTGTGCGCTGACGCTGGCGACGAGGCCAGCAACTTAGATGTCTGGCAGGTCATTCACCGCCGGCAGCCTCCTCTGCCGGTCGATGGCGATCGCTACGCTATCGCCCTTGGGCTGGCGCTGGGGAGTGAACACCATGACGCATGCCGTTAATCTTCTCCCCTGGCGCGACCTGCGGCGGCGCCAGCGCCTGCGCTTCATCCTGCTGATTGCTACCGGCATTATGCTGCTGGGATTGATGATCCTGCAGGTATGTCGCACGGTCCGTCTGCAGCATCTCGCCCTGGCGACACTCCACGTGACGGCCGACGCGCAGTTGCTCGCCTCGCTTAAACAGCGCGAGCTTCCAATGCGCGAGGCGTGGCAGCAGCACCAGCGTCATCGTCAACAGCAACGGCGTAGAGCGGCGATCGCCGCCTGGCAACCCAGGCTGCTGGCGCTGGCGGCAGATCTGCCCGCGCAGGCGTGGCTGACGCGGCTGGATTACCAGGGCGCGGTTCTGACCGTGAACGGCCTGGCCCTCAACCTTCAGGCGCTGGCCGGACTGGAGCGCATTCTGACCAATGTGGCGGGATTCGCGCCGGCAAAAGCGGGCGGAACGCAGCGCGACGCCGAGGGACGCTGGCAGTTCAGCTTTACCCTCGCAGAAGAGCGTGCCGATGTGGATTAGCAGCCGGCGCAGCCAGGCGGTGCTGCTGGCCCTGCTCGCGATGGGGGGGCTGGGCTTCGGCGTTACGCTCTGGTGCGCTGCCGGGCCGCCGCTGGCGGCTGTGTCCCGCGACCCCGTCCTGCAAACGCAGTGGCGCCGGGTGATGGCATTGCGCATGCCTGCCGGTGAAATCCCAGTGGAGGGCATCGACAAGCAGCCGTTTTCGCCGATAGCCATTCCGCTTGCCGGGGTGAAGCTTATCGCCTGGCGACCTCAGGGTAGCGGGGGCGAGATGGAGCTGACCCTGCCCTGGCAGACGCTGCCCGCGTTTTTTTCCTGGCTGGCGCGCTGCGGGATGAACCCGCGATCGTTCTCGCTGGAGCGTGAGGCGCAGATGCTCCGCCTGCGTTTGCAACTGGAGGCGGAAGATGGGACGTAAACGCTGGGCTTTACTGTGGCTGCCGCTGTCGCTGCTGGCGGCCGAGCGCGATCCTTTTCAGCCGGTAGAGGATCCCTGCCGCACGGCGCAACTATCACAATGGCGCTATGGCGGCGCGGCCGGGGATGGCGCAGGCTGGACGGGGTTTCTGCAGGACGGGAGCGGCAAATGGCGGCGGGTGCGCATGGATGATCAATTGCCCACGGGCTGGCGGGTGAGCCGGCTGACGACCGGCGAGCTGGAGATCGTCACGCCTGCGGGGTGTGAACCGCCAGCGTGGCGCTGGCAACGTGAAGGGAAACAATATGATGCGATGGATAAGCCTACTGCTTCTGCTGCTGCCGCTGGCGGCGGGCGCCGCCCGAAATGAAAAGACAATTTCGCTGGTGGTTGATGACGCGCCGGTGGCTCATGTGCTGCAAGCGCTGGCCGAAATGAACCACAAGAACCTTGTTGTGGCGCCGGACGTTAGCGGTACGCTCTCCCTGCATCTGCAAACGGTCCCCTGGACCCAGGCGCTGCGGGCGGTGGCGGATAGCGCAGGCCTCTCTTTGCAACAGCAGGGGACGGTCATCTACGCGCATACCCAGGCCTGGCAAAAGGCGAATCAGGCGCAGCGTGAAGCGGAACAGGAGAAACGCCTGCAGAACCTGCCCCTGCAGGCCGAGAACGTGACCC
This window encodes:
- the yrfG gene encoding GMP/IMP nucleotidase, whose protein sequence is MHFDIAWQEVDTVLLDMDGTLLDLAFDNYFWQTLVPETWGAARGLNLQEAKDAMRQEYHAVQHTLNWYCLDYWSERLGLDICAMTSEQGPRATLREDTVPFLDALKACGKRRILLTNAHPHNLAVKLKHTGLDAHLDLLLSTHTFGYPKEDQRLWRAVAEETGLEAHKTLFVDDSEAILDAAREFGIRYCLGITNPDSGLAEKQYLRHPGLNDYRRLIPSLTPKERR
- a CDS encoding intracellular growth attenuator family protein, producing MGTFLIFLTALLICVLLIGWWYRAHARRRRLPLLHAFSDATTRPLPADERQAIEKYLAELSRTLQVPASGATTAPVALALNEQSDTVYAVTRAITRYGITTDAPNKWRYFLDSVEVHLPPFWEQHINDENSVELIPTDSLPLVITLNGHSLSDYRQEAQSYALERASATQASIRGEESEQVELRQIRRESREEHALNRPDGLREAILIVASFLFFYFSLIGPAVFTPWLVAAGVLLLAAGVGGIYAPPRRAALREIHCLRGVPKRWGLFGENDQEHINNISLGIIDLIYPRHWQPWIAQDLGQQTDIDIYLNRHVARQGRYLSLHDEVKNFPLQYWLRSAIIAAGALVVVIMLWVSVPLNMPFKFTLSWLKGAQTIEATTVDQLAKAHVRIGDTLRLTGTGMCNIRTPGSWSAKEDSPFLPFDCSQIVWNDAPPLPLPESDIVSKATALMQSVQRQLHPETDDDSRVSPALRSAIQKSGMVLLDDFGDIVLKTNDLCSAKDDCLRLKNALVNLGNTRNWEALTKRATAGKLDGVNVLLRPVSAESLENLVTTSTAPFVMRETSRAAQALNSPAPGGFLIASDEGSVLVNQPWPAVSLYDYPAHEQWSELRRLAGMLMHTPFHAEGIVTNLFTDANGTQHINLHRIPDRSGLWRYLGITLLLLSMLGCMAYHGVQALRRYQRHRQRMEEIQKYYESCLNPVLLPASDPQD
- the nudE gene encoding ADP compounds hydrolase NudE encodes the protein MSKSLQKPTILNVETVARSRLFNVESVDLEFSNGVRRVYERMRPSTREAVMIVPIVDDHIILIREYAVGTESYELGFSKGLIDPGETVDEAANRELKEEVGFGANKLTFLKKLSMAPSYFSSKMNILVAEDLYPESLPGDEPEPLPQVRWPLAQLMSLLDEEDFNEARNVSALFLVREWLLAQGRL
- the mrcA gene encoding peptidoglycan glycosyltransferase/peptidoglycan DD-transpeptidase MrcA, whose protein sequence is MKFVKYLLILAVCCVLLGAGSIFGLYKYIEPQLPDVATLKDVRLQIPMQVYSADGELIAQYGEKRRIPVTLQQIPPELVKAFIATEDSRFYEHHGVDPVGIFRAASVAMFSGHASQGASTITQQLARNFFLSPEKTLMRKIKEAFLAIRIEQLLNKDEILELYLNKIYLGYRAYGVGAAAQVYFGKPIDQLTLSEMAVIAGLPKAPSTFNPLYSMDRATARRNVVLSRMLSEGYITQAQYDEARSEAIDASYHAPKIAFSAPYLSEMVRQEMVNRYGEQAYEDGYRVYTTITRKNQQAAQQAVRNNVLDYDMRHGYRGPASVLWKVGETPWETKKIIDSLKRQSGYGPLFPAVVTSANAQEAVALLANGDSVSLTMDGVRWARRFISDTQQGATPRKVNDVLQAGQQIWVRKVADGWWLSQVPDVNSALVSINPQNGAIIALVGGFDFNQSKFNRATQALRQVGSNIKPFLYTAAMDKGLTLASMLNDVPISRWDAGAGSDWRPKNSPPQYAGPIRLRQGLGQSKNVVMVRAMRAMGVDYAAEYLQRFGFPAQNIVHTESLALGSASFTPLQVARGYSVMANGGFLVNPFFISKIENDQGGVLFEERPKIACPQCDLPVIYGDTPKSNVLENKDVEDVATSTEPQNGNVPPQPQLEQANQSLVAQSGAQEYAPHVINTPLSFLIKSALNSNIFGEPGWMGTGWRAGRDLQRHDIGGKTGTTNSSKDAWFSGYGPGVVTSVWIGFDDHRRDLGRTTASGAIKDQISGYEGGAKSAQPAWDSFMKSVLEGVPEEPLTPPPGIVTVNIDRSTGQLANGGNSRAEYFIEGTQPTQQAVHEVGTTLTDGGGETHELF
- a CDS encoding PilN domain-containing protein; the encoded protein is MTHAVNLLPWRDLRRRQRLRFILLIATGIMLLGLMILQVCRTVRLQHLALATLHVTADAQLLASLKQRELPMREAWQQHQRHRQQQRRRAAIAAWQPRLLALAADLPAQAWLTRLDYQGAVLTVNGLALNLQALAGLERILTNVAGFAPAKAGGTQRDAEGRWQFSFTLAEERADVD
- a CDS encoding HofP DNA utilization family protein, with protein sequence MGRKRWALLWLPLSLLAAERDPFQPVEDPCRTAQLSQWRYGGAAGDGAGWTGFLQDGSGKWRRVRMDDQLPTGWRVSRLTTGELEIVTPAGCEPPAWRWQREGKQYDAMDKPTASAAAAGGGRRPK